From uncultured Methanobrevibacter sp., a single genomic window includes:
- a CDS encoding transglutaminase domain-containing protein has protein sequence MALLVVLFFSISSISAQSVNDSDDLDEKILKSCSLSKNATDKNISIKAKANSTKKTSNNKISTSKTKANTTTINRKTLAKTSTSFMNHVEKNGKFPKVKISNKNYSNTEYLYLMTKAVENNSNSKIEIKRNLVKRYNNTNSKSVKGTLNKTEYVKIASKTRKFIDKNKRAPNWVSSSKGNIPYNQLILSYSKCLDYFNKNNRLPNSIRLDDLDLDKINSKLNRNKTKNPSNASVKIKKQTANKTVNKTTSNIVKTNTNKTRNTTTNTAPNKDDKSSKNSSLVERTLNSINNILNNILYRLDPSKYQLDLTKSDEANLKLNTSKINVDINGKSTVNVKVSAKNATKATSKKSTASKAKTNKTKSSVSKAKTKTVNSNKASITESLMKYLSSSKNCQVKNKSIQDLAKTLTSKLKSDYEKGKKLFNWVRDNIQYKKYRNTRRGAVKTLQTKKGNCVDQSHLLIALSRASGIPARYVKGGNCKFSNGYVSGHIWTQMYINNKWVVADTTSHRNSLGKIKNWNTKNYKLYGQFSSINF, from the coding sequence TTGGCTTTACTTGTAGTGCTATTTTTTAGCATAAGCAGCATCAGCGCTCAAAGTGTAAATGATTCTGATGATTTGGATGAGAAGATTCTTAAATCATGCTCTTTAAGCAAAAATGCAACTGATAAGAATATTAGCATAAAAGCCAAAGCAAATTCTACAAAGAAAACAAGCAATAATAAAATAAGCACAAGCAAAACAAAAGCGAATACAACAACAATTAATAGGAAAACATTGGCAAAAACATCTACAAGCTTTATGAACCATGTGGAAAAGAATGGAAAATTCCCTAAAGTGAAAATCAGCAATAAGAATTATTCAAATACAGAATACTTGTATCTGATGACGAAGGCTGTTGAAAACAACTCAAATTCAAAGATTGAAATAAAGAGGAATTTAGTTAAAAGATACAATAATACAAATTCAAAATCTGTAAAAGGAACTTTGAACAAGACAGAGTATGTCAAGATAGCCAGCAAAACCAGAAAATTTATCGATAAAAACAAAAGAGCCCCAAATTGGGTTTCATCATCAAAGGGAAACATTCCTTACAATCAATTGATTCTTTCATACAGCAAATGTCTAGATTATTTCAATAAGAACAATAGATTGCCTAACTCAATAAGGCTTGATGATCTGGATTTGGATAAAATAAATTCTAAATTAAATAGGAATAAAACCAAAAACCCCTCAAATGCTAGTGTAAAAATAAAAAAACAAACAGCAAACAAAACAGTGAATAAAACCACAAGTAATATTGTAAAGACCAATACAAATAAAACAAGGAACACAACAACAAATACAGCACCCAATAAAGATGATAAGTCTTCAAAAAATTCCAGTTTAGTTGAAAGGACTCTAAATAGCATCAATAATATTTTAAATAATATTCTCTATAGACTGGATCCCAGCAAATACCAATTGGATCTGACCAAATCTGATGAGGCTAACCTTAAGTTAAATACCAGCAAAATCAATGTTGACATAAATGGAAAATCAACAGTCAATGTCAAGGTTTCTGCTAAAAATGCAACAAAGGCAACAAGTAAGAAATCCACTGCAAGCAAAGCTAAAACAAATAAAACAAAATCTAGCGTTTCAAAGGCTAAAACTAAGACAGTGAATTCGAATAAGGCTTCAATTACTGAATCCTTAATGAAATATCTTTCAAGCAGTAAAAACTGCCAAGTGAAGAATAAATCTATTCAGGATTTGGCCAAAACACTTACATCCAAACTCAAATCAGATTATGAAAAGGGCAAAAAGCTATTCAATTGGGTCCGTGACAACATCCAATACAAAAAATATCGAAACACTCGAAGAGGTGCTGTAAAGACTCTACAAACAAAAAAAGGCAATTGTGTTGACCAAAGCCATTTATTGATTGCATTATCAAGAGCGTCAGGAATTCCTGCAAGATATGTCAAGGGAGGCAATTGCAAGTTTAGCAATGGCTATGTTTCCGGCCACATATGGACTCAAATGTATATAAACAATAAATGGGTGGTTGCAGATACAACAAGCCATAGGAACAGTTTGGGAAAAATAAAAAATTGGAATACAAAAAACTATAAGTTATATGGGCAGTTCAGTTCCATAAACTTTTAG
- a CDS encoding radical SAM protein encodes MFKERNIIIKNPLRADIRFGLVYPNVYKTAMSSLGYQIIYNYINEREDTYSERIIYPSTRSLETNSPLADFDIVSFSLQYEQDYFHVLEILREAGIPFRREDRTSDDPLIIAGGPCASANPLPLSDFIDIFVVGEAEAVLYDFLDLYSSLNLSKKSKKDKSNKSNWSNRTNISNKINKNDEFIDYEKIDLSPFLDIEGLYIPEFNNQTNIVLSENMESIYHLTCPIVTETDDKDFIPAFSNSILLNVSRACTRGCRFCMSSYLYRPLRETDLNDLFSIAEEARENTGLNKISLIGAAVSDYSRINELTEGLEERGFQVSTPSMRIESITHETLTALKSSGLKTLTIAPESIYSLRCRINKDIKDEEVLRVISDAVELGFNIKLYFLIGLPYESEDDIKELANMMKQIDSMKYGIDSNLSSSIKLNDNSIKSMSNSLSENDSLSSGSKSKKSKKNDKRIKSRRKPKVSISFSVNPVIPKPHTPLQWESYDMKEIKSKIKYLKKNLKGLDIKFDSVKMGLIQYVLSCGDKDIGNLIERSLNEKISIREWAQNAPSYDLDDELPWDSIDVSVSKEFLKSEYEKIKTSEQTPWCEDGPCYNCGACN; translated from the coding sequence ATGTTTAAAGAAAGAAATATAATTATAAAAAATCCACTTAGGGCAGATATACGTTTTGGGTTAGTCTATCCCAATGTCTATAAAACTGCAATGAGTTCCTTAGGCTATCAGATTATTTATAATTATATCAATGAAAGGGAGGATACATACTCTGAAAGAATAATCTATCCTTCTACAAGAAGTTTGGAGACAAACAGTCCATTGGCTGACTTTGACATTGTCTCATTTTCCCTTCAATATGAACAGGACTATTTCCATGTATTGGAAATCTTGAGGGAAGCGGGAATTCCATTCAGAAGGGAAGACAGGACATCTGATGATCCTTTAATCATTGCTGGTGGTCCTTGCGCTAGTGCTAACCCATTGCCATTATCTGACTTTATTGATATTTTTGTTGTTGGAGAGGCTGAAGCTGTTCTGTACGACTTTTTGGATTTGTATTCCTCATTGAACCTGTCTAAAAAGAGTAAAAAGGATAAAAGCAATAAAAGTAATTGGAGCAATAGAACCAATATAAGCAATAAAATCAATAAAAATGATGAATTCATAGATTATGAAAAAATTGATTTGTCTCCCTTTTTAGACATTGAAGGTTTATACATTCCTGAATTCAACAATCAAACAAATATAGTGCTATCAGAGAATATGGAAAGCATATATCATTTAACTTGTCCAATCGTTACAGAAACCGATGATAAGGATTTCATTCCGGCATTTTCAAATTCCATTCTATTGAATGTTTCAAGGGCATGTACAAGGGGATGCAGATTCTGCATGTCCAGCTATTTATACAGGCCTCTTAGGGAAACTGATTTGAATGATCTTTTTTCAATTGCTGAAGAAGCTAGAGAAAATACCGGATTGAATAAGATATCATTGATTGGTGCAGCTGTATCTGATTACTCCAGAATAAATGAATTGACAGAAGGATTGGAGGAAAGGGGCTTTCAGGTATCAACCCCTTCCATGAGAATTGAATCAATCACACATGAGACCTTGACTGCACTTAAGTCAAGTGGGTTGAAGACATTGACAATAGCTCCTGAATCAATTTATTCACTAAGGTGCAGAATCAATAAGGACATCAAGGATGAAGAAGTCCTAAGGGTAATAAGTGATGCTGTTGAACTAGGTTTTAATATTAAATTGTATTTTTTAATCGGTTTGCCCTATGAGTCTGAAGACGATATTAAAGAACTTGCAAACATGATGAAGCAAATTGATTCTATGAAGTATGGAATTGATTCAAATTTATCATCTTCAATTAAATTAAACGACAATTCAATTAAATCAATGTCTAATTCATTATCAGAAAATGATAGTCTTTCAAGCGGATCAAAATCCAAAAAATCCAAGAAAAATGATAAAAGAATCAAGTCTAGAAGAAAACCTAAAGTTTCAATCAGCTTCAGTGTCAATCCTGTCATTCCAAAGCCACATACCCCTCTTCAATGGGAAAGTTATGACATGAAGGAAATCAAGTCAAAGATAAAGTATCTCAAAAAGAATCTAAAGGGATTGGACATTAAGTTTGACAGTGTTAAGATGGGACTCATACAATATGTTCTATCCTGTGGAGACAAGGATATTGGAAACCTGATTGAAAGGTCCTTAAATGAGAAGATAAGTATTCGTGAGTGGGCTCAAAATGCTCCAAGTTATGATTTGGATGATGAATTGCCATGGGATTCAATAGATGTAAGTGTAAGCAAGGAGTTTCTAAAATCAGAATATGAAAAGATAAAGACAAGTGAGCAAACTCCATGGTGTGAAGATGGCCCATGCTACAATTGTGGAGCTTGCAATTAA
- a CDS encoding pyridoxal phosphate-dependent aminotransferase has translation MLNSAKRVETIELSLIRKMFEVTNPDAVNLGIGEPDFDVPQNIKDAMKVAIDEGYTKYTSNKGLIELREAIVEKLAKDNNIKTDAENVIVTCGASESLYAAAQALFEKGDNVLVPNPGFLSYYTCVQLAEANVVEVTTPMENEFKMKVEDVQERIDKNTKGLIINSPSNPTGAVMDKEDIKGIADLATDHDFYIISDEIYEKITYGTKNHSPAEYCDNLVTINGFSKTYAMTGLRVGYMVANDDVTENLLKVHQYCTANAPSVSQVGAIEALTGPQDSVKKMVAEFSRRRDLIVSSLNDMGYETVDCKGAFYVFPKVDRPMEFVKAAAEAGVISVPGSPFGSLGQEHVRMSYANSYENIEKAMDILKDLDY, from the coding sequence ATGTTAAATTCTGCAAAAAGAGTTGAAACTATAGAATTGTCTCTAATTAGAAAAATGTTTGAAGTCACTAATCCTGATGCAGTCAATTTAGGAATTGGGGAACCTGACTTTGATGTTCCTCAAAATATCAAGGATGCAATGAAAGTAGCTATTGATGAAGGATACACTAAGTACACTTCCAATAAGGGCTTGATTGAACTTAGGGAAGCTATTGTAGAAAAGCTTGCTAAAGATAACAATATAAAGACTGATGCCGAAAACGTCATAGTCACTTGTGGTGCAAGTGAATCCTTATACGCTGCTGCACAAGCTTTGTTTGAAAAAGGAGACAATGTGCTTGTTCCAAATCCAGGATTTTTATCATATTACACCTGTGTGCAATTAGCTGAAGCCAATGTTGTTGAAGTTACCACCCCTATGGAAAACGAGTTTAAGATGAAAGTGGAAGATGTTCAGGAAAGGATTGACAAGAACACCAAAGGTCTGATTATTAACTCCCCTTCAAATCCAACTGGTGCAGTGATGGATAAGGAGGATATCAAGGGAATTGCTGACTTGGCAACAGATCATGATTTCTATATCATTTCAGATGAAATCTATGAGAAGATTACCTATGGAACTAAAAACCACTCTCCTGCTGAGTACTGTGACAATTTAGTTACAATCAACGGTTTTTCAAAAACTTATGCTATGACTGGCCTAAGAGTTGGGTATATGGTTGCAAATGATGATGTGACTGAGAATTTGCTTAAAGTGCACCAGTACTGTACTGCAAATGCACCTTCTGTTTCTCAAGTTGGAGCTATTGAAGCTCTTACAGGCCCACAGGATTCAGTTAAAAAAATGGTGGCGGAATTCTCTAGAAGAAGAGATTTAATAGTTTCAAGCTTAAACGATATGGGATATGAAACTGTAGACTGCAAAGGTGCATTTTATGTTTTCCCTAAAGTTGATAGGCCTATGGAATTCGTTAAGGCGGCTGCAGAAGCAGGGGTAATTTCAGTTCCAGGATCTCCATTTGGAAGCTTAGGGCAAGAGCATGTTAGAATGTCCTATGCTAACTCATATGAAAACATTGAAAAGGCAATGGATATCCTAAAGGATTTGGATTATTAA
- a CDS encoding cation diffusion facilitator family transporter, whose product MKKEDRERLGKRAATVAIAGNIFLTVFNIAVGIMAGSYALISEGAHTISDIVTSVIAYVGFRIGSKPADEEHPLGHGRAEAIAGLVIVVFLAIIAYEIITGAIERLFFGGTPAIPEPIAIVMAIIGVIVNFAMSQYIINLGERANSPAIVADGKHQRVDILSSLAILFGILIAQYGYPRLDPLIALVIGLLIVKTAFDVARENLDNIMGKVPSPELVDKIIDVSNSVDKVCGTHDVRVNYLGSYATVTLHIELPPEMSLDESHKVVHLVQNKIIDEVDVIHGVTAHACPFGLEYDHDQQLDE is encoded by the coding sequence ATGAAAAAGGAAGATAGGGAAAGATTAGGAAAACGAGCTGCTACTGTAGCGATTGCAGGAAACATTTTTCTAACTGTTTTCAACATTGCTGTAGGGATAATGGCTGGAAGTTATGCGCTCATATCTGAAGGGGCTCATACAATCTCTGATATAGTGACTTCAGTTATAGCTTATGTCGGATTTAGGATAGGCAGCAAGCCGGCAGATGAGGAGCACCCATTAGGTCATGGAAGAGCTGAAGCCATTGCAGGTTTAGTGATTGTGGTGTTTTTAGCAATTATTGCTTATGAAATCATTACAGGAGCTATTGAAAGATTGTTCTTTGGAGGCACACCTGCAATTCCAGAACCTATAGCTATTGTTATGGCAATCATTGGTGTTATCGTTAACTTTGCAATGAGCCAGTATATTATAAACTTAGGTGAAAGGGCAAACAGTCCAGCTATTGTTGCTGATGGAAAGCATCAAAGAGTTGACATTCTATCTTCACTTGCAATATTGTTTGGTATTCTGATTGCACAATACGGCTATCCCCGTTTGGACCCATTGATTGCATTGGTAATCGGTTTATTGATTGTTAAAACAGCCTTTGATGTTGCCCGTGAAAATTTAGACAATATTATGGGTAAGGTTCCATCTCCTGAATTGGTTGATAAGATTATAGATGTTTCAAATTCTGTTGACAAGGTTTGCGGCACTCATGATGTAAGGGTGAACTATTTGGGATCTTATGCCACAGTTACTTTGCACATTGAACTTCCTCCCGAAATGAGCTTGGATGAGTCTCATAAGGTTGTTCATCTAGTTCAAAATAAGATTATTGATGAGGTTGATGTTATTCATGGAGTAACTGCACATGCATGTCCATTCGGTTTGGAATATGACCATGATCAACAGCTTGATGAGTGA
- a CDS encoding transglutaminase domain-containing protein produces the protein MAIFCLFFIAIGGVSASDAVDMSNNPDNNNLLSDSIDSESEESIGNYDANQLSNEADSSVNPSTGDNSHEAIFEDTQNSKNASSSPTTKTTTSLKVSGTKIYSGNIITITLKDNNGKPLKGKKISLKVPSKGKVFTKTTDSNGKVKYTFYDVGSFKSYASFNGDDSFKSSKLNFTFKVLKSGTSLKISNKTVPRSTAVIVTLKNTRSNKTLSDKKVRFIVPYLKKTYVKYTNSKGQAKIWLNPKHSYRIVIKYDGNKNLYKSNTSGTIKPIDCKTKFVYSTKNLQYNQNFVVTLRKQCNNWYVANQTVKVNITNKNKVYTKKTNSKGQISIPMNYLGTVNMKIKFAGSDKFVKSSANPKIIVTKAKTSLKDSGSSVGKGFDYVVTLKNSAGKVLANKKVVINFNNKTYTKTTNSKGKVSLPMNFKKGSYSIEVSYAGNKYYNSSKLSKTIKIVDPSISISKIITAAKDLKVRVEYINILNNAYSVNIDGRKYTVDEFAYLMAGALTNINSGSKANVIIKDLSNKYNSSGSKISGKLTKAEYLKLAKNVTSYVNSYNRIPNNQPTSLGKMEANLYIYAFTSALNYYSNYRKLPSSVTVKTSTVRGGYSIALSQNGKILNYRQIFDSDAFAKYLKTGGKSALNDAIKKKAKELTAGLSSPKAKANAIFEFVRDDIKYSFYTNSLKGAKGTLSSKSGNCCDKANLIVAMCRSVGIYARYSHAKNCHFASGLNTGHVWAQVYDPISQTWYTADATSRRNELGNIKNWNTKSYSEPKNYALIPF, from the coding sequence TTGGCAATATTCTGCTTATTCTTCATTGCAATAGGTGGAGTATCCGCTAGTGATGCCGTCGATATGTCGAATAATCCAGATAACAATAATCTTCTAAGTGATTCTATTGATTCAGAATCTGAAGAGTCAATTGGTAATTATGATGCAAATCAATTATCTAATGAAGCAGATTCCAGTGTAAATCCAAGTACTGGGGATAATAGCCATGAAGCTATTTTTGAGGATACTCAAAATAGCAAAAATGCTAGCAGTAGCCCAACTACTAAAACTACCACTAGCTTAAAGGTATCCGGCACTAAGATATATTCTGGAAATATCATTACCATTACATTAAAAGATAATAATGGTAAACCCTTAAAGGGTAAGAAGATTTCACTTAAAGTACCTAGCAAGGGAAAAGTTTTTACTAAGACAACAGACTCAAATGGGAAAGTAAAATACACTTTCTATGATGTTGGCTCTTTCAAATCCTATGCTAGCTTTAATGGAGATGATTCATTTAAGTCATCAAAATTAAATTTCACATTTAAAGTTTTAAAAAGTGGAACTAGTCTAAAGATTTCAAATAAAACTGTACCTAGATCCACTGCTGTAATTGTGACTTTAAAAAATACAAGGAGTAATAAAACTTTAAGTGATAAAAAAGTTAGATTTATAGTCCCTTATTTGAAAAAAACTTATGTTAAATACACTAATTCTAAAGGTCAAGCTAAAATTTGGTTAAACCCTAAGCATAGTTATCGTATTGTCATTAAGTATGATGGAAACAAGAATTTATATAAATCCAACACTAGTGGCACTATAAAACCTATAGATTGTAAAACAAAATTTGTATATTCAACTAAGAATTTACAATATAACCAAAATTTTGTTGTTACCTTAAGGAAACAATGCAATAATTGGTATGTTGCAAACCAAACTGTTAAAGTGAATATAACCAATAAGAATAAAGTGTATACTAAGAAAACTAATTCAAAAGGTCAAATTAGCATCCCTATGAATTATCTTGGGACCGTAAATATGAAAATTAAATTTGCAGGCAGTGACAAATTTGTAAAATCCTCTGCAAATCCAAAAATAATAGTTACCAAGGCCAAAACTTCATTAAAAGATTCTGGCAGTTCTGTAGGTAAAGGATTTGATTATGTTGTTACCTTAAAGAATTCTGCAGGTAAAGTTTTAGCGAATAAAAAGGTTGTTATTAACTTTAATAATAAAACTTACACTAAAACCACTAATTCAAAAGGTAAAGTTAGTTTACCAATGAACTTTAAAAAAGGATCTTATTCCATTGAAGTTAGTTATGCTGGAAATAAGTATTATAATTCATCCAAATTGAGTAAAACCATTAAAATCGTTGATCCTTCAATTAGCATTTCCAAGATTATTACTGCAGCTAAGGATTTGAAAGTCCGTGTAGAATACATCAATATTCTAAATAATGCTTATAGTGTCAACATTGATGGCAGGAAATATACTGTGGATGAATTTGCATATCTTATGGCTGGTGCTTTAACCAACATAAACAGCGGTTCAAAAGCAAATGTAATAATTAAGGATCTATCAAATAAATACAATTCCTCTGGAAGTAAAATTAGTGGTAAGTTAACTAAAGCGGAATACCTTAAATTAGCGAAAAATGTGACAAGTTATGTCAATTCCTATAATCGTATTCCTAATAACCAGCCTACTAGTTTAGGTAAAATGGAAGCAAACCTTTATATTTATGCGTTTACTTCTGCATTGAATTATTATAGCAATTATAGAAAATTACCTTCTTCTGTTACCGTTAAAACCAGTACTGTTAGAGGAGGATACTCCATTGCACTTAGTCAAAATGGTAAAATCCTGAACTACAGACAGATATTTGATTCAGACGCATTTGCAAAATACTTGAAAACAGGAGGTAAGTCAGCACTTAATGATGCTATTAAAAAGAAAGCTAAAGAATTAACTGCTGGTTTATCTAGTCCAAAGGCTAAAGCGAATGCTATCTTTGAATTTGTAAGAGATGATATTAAATACAGTTTCTATACAAATTCCTTAAAAGGAGCAAAAGGTACTTTAAGTTCCAAAAGCGGTAACTGTTGTGATAAGGCTAACTTGATTGTAGCAATGTGCCGTTCTGTAGGTATTTATGCAAGATATTCCCATGCAAAGAACTGTCACTTCGCTAGTGGATTAAACACTGGACATGTATGGGCTCAAGTTTATGATCCAATATCACAAACTTGGTATACTGCTGATGCAACAAGTCGCAGAAATGAATTAGGTAACATTAAGAATTGGAATACCAAATCTTATAGTGAACCTAAGAACTATGCTCTCATACCATTCTAG
- a CDS encoding phosphopantetheine adenylyltransferase — MAKYKRVAVGGTFDKFHYGHRSLIAKAFEIGENVEIGVTSNVFACKKEGDVDSCDVRMANLNKFLGTKYKNFHISRLDDPYGPTIHDEDYDAIVVSEETEPNAVKINEIRVSKGMKPLDIVVVSFVLADDGIPISSTRIRQGKINQKGELI, encoded by the coding sequence ATGGCAAAATATAAACGAGTAGCTGTCGGAGGAACATTTGATAAATTTCATTATGGCCATAGGAGCTTGATTGCCAAGGCTTTTGAAATTGGTGAAAATGTTGAGATAGGTGTCACTTCCAATGTTTTTGCATGTAAAAAGGAGGGGGATGTAGACTCTTGTGATGTCCGTATGGCCAATTTAAACAAATTTTTAGGTACTAAATATAAAAATTTCCACATTTCCCGTTTGGATGATCCCTATGGGCCAACCATTCATGATGAAGATTACGATGCCATTGTTGTCAGTGAAGAAACAGAGCCTAATGCAGTAAAAATCAATGAAATCAGAGTTAGTAAAGGTATGAAGCCTCTTGATATTGTTGTCGTAAGCTTTGTTTTGGCAGATGATGGAATACCTATTTCTTCCACTCGTATACGTCAGGGAAAAATCAATCAAAAAGGGGAATTAATTTAA
- the fwdF gene encoding tungsten-dependent formylmethanofuran dehydrogenase subunit FwdF: MIFIQRDGSETRKLSYDNNVCLACGICADSCPTSSLALGDVLGIARGQIEGNKLAIDEDTCVICGLCASACPFGALDFEIDGESSKDLANYPTWTHESAIDDEACEFCGRCTVACPQDAILFKRELPDRNDLLKGEISINDEECIYCSACAELCPADAITVVNDADACSIEVDEDKCVYCGVCKRVCPQEAIRTVCVTCMHSDEIEKPEITGDIFIGSDCINCGWCKEICPVDAAEVTKPFDGEIKTTEEECVGCGSCVDLCACNAVVLEDNVAKFNQEYCVLCGACTKVCPQERIVVERTDMKLTNVSSASWKATLERLLD; encoded by the coding sequence ATGATTTTTATTCAAAGAGATGGAAGCGAAACAAGAAAATTATCTTATGATAATAATGTATGCTTAGCATGTGGAATATGTGCTGACTCTTGTCCAACCAGCTCCTTAGCTTTAGGGGATGTTTTAGGTATTGCAAGAGGTCAGATAGAAGGAAACAAGCTTGCAATTGATGAGGATACCTGTGTAATCTGTGGTTTATGTGCATCTGCTTGTCCATTTGGAGCATTAGACTTTGAAATTGATGGAGAAAGTTCCAAAGACTTGGCTAATTACCCAACTTGGACTCATGAATCTGCAATTGATGATGAAGCATGTGAATTCTGTGGAAGATGTACTGTAGCATGTCCTCAAGATGCAATATTGTTTAAAAGAGAATTGCCTGATAGAAATGACTTGTTGAAAGGTGAAATTTCAATAAACGATGAGGAATGTATCTATTGTAGTGCTTGTGCTGAATTATGTCCTGCGGATGCAATCACTGTTGTAAATGATGCTGATGCTTGTTCCATTGAAGTGGATGAGGATAAATGTGTTTACTGTGGAGTATGTAAGAGAGTATGCCCTCAAGAAGCGATCAGAACTGTATGTGTCACTTGTATGCACAGTGATGAAATTGAAAAACCTGAAATCACTGGTGACATATTTATTGGATCCGATTGTATTAACTGTGGATGGTGTAAGGAAATCTGTCCTGTAGACGCAGCAGAAGTCACCAAACCATTTGATGGTGAAATAAAAACTACTGAAGAAGAATGTGTAGGTTGCGGGTCCTGTGTAGACCTTTGTGCATGTAATGCGGTAGTACTTGAAGATAATGTTGCTAAATTCAATCAAGAATACTGTGTTTTATGTGGTGCATGTACTAAAGTATGTCCTCAAGAAAGAATTGTTGTTGAAAGAACTGACATGAAATTAACTAATGTTTCTTCAGCTTCTTGGAAAGCAACTTTAGAAAGATTACTTGATTAG
- a CDS encoding class III signal peptide-containing protein, translated as MKELGYLKWDNRGQTSVEVILLIGSILVISIICGTYIYKINLEINDMFNQTLAKGRLFLFNKLD; from the coding sequence ATGAAAGAACTGGGATATCTTAAATGGGACAATCGAGGACAAACAAGTGTTGAAGTTATATTGTTGATAGGTTCAATTTTAGTGATTTCAATCATTTGCGGAACTTATATCTATAAAATCAATTTAGAAATCAATGACATGTTCAATCAAACGCTTGCTAAAGGAAGACTTTTTTTATTTAATAAATTAGATTAA
- a CDS encoding class III signal peptide-containing protein, which translates to MIFEKHKNENNSLNIRENIKNKLKSISNDNSGQGAAEYILLFGGVIVIALAGLLIYRSYFSNNASGLNATQDISSIRSNVTSIY; encoded by the coding sequence ATGATTTTTGAAAAACATAAAAATGAAAATAACAGTTTAAACATTAGAGAAAATATAAAAAACAAGCTTAAATCCATTTCAAATGATAATTCAGGTCAAGGCGCTGCAGAATATATCTTATTATTTGGAGGAGTGATAGTGATAGCTTTAGCAGGACTATTGATTTACAGATCTTACTTTAGCAATAATGCAAGTGGATTGAATGCAACCCAAGACATAAGCTCCATTAGAAGCAATGTCACTAGCATTTACTAA
- a CDS encoding metal-dependent hydrolase, translated as MEIRWLGHSAFELISDEGVKILVDPFISNNPACPLPVEELEANIICITHGHSDHFGDAMEIANNTNATLVANHEISLFLGEQGFDCVSMNTGGSVSIQGVKITMLDAKHSSSIDFTEEIRPAGDPGSFLFTFEDGTKVFHAGDTGLFSDMENVIGKIYKPDIAMVPIGDKFTMGPFEGALAAMWLAPKVVIPMHYNTFPVIEQDPAIFSNFVNQLHPNVEVVIMNPLEYYKPDFVKEE; from the coding sequence ATGGAAATTAGATGGTTAGGTCATTCTGCATTTGAATTAATCAGTGATGAGGGCGTAAAGATATTGGTTGATCCATTCATTAGCAATAATCCTGCTTGTCCTCTTCCTGTTGAGGAATTGGAAGCAAATATTATTTGCATAACTCATGGACATTCTGACCATTTTGGAGATGCAATGGAAATAGCTAACAATACAAATGCGACTCTTGTTGCAAACCATGAAATTTCTTTATTCCTAGGTGAACAAGGTTTTGACTGTGTCAGCATGAACACTGGTGGTTCTGTTTCCATTCAAGGAGTTAAAATCACTATGTTAGATGCAAAACACTCTTCTTCTATTGATTTCACTGAAGAAATCCGTCCTGCTGGAGACCCTGGAAGTTTCCTATTCACTTTTGAAGATGGAACAAAAGTCTTCCATGCTGGAGACACTGGATTGTTCTCTGATATGGAAAATGTCATAGGAAAAATCTATAAGCCAGATATTGCAATGGTTCCAATCGGAGATAAGTTTACCATGGGTCCATTTGAAGGGGCACTTGCAGCTATGTGGTTAGCTCCAAAGGTTGTAATTCCAATGCATTACAACACTTTCCCTGTAATAGAACAGGATCCTGCTATATTTTCCAATTTTGTAAATCAGCTTCATCCTAATGTTGAAGTTGTCATCATGAATCCATTGGAATATTACAAGCCGGATTTTGTAAAAGAAGAATAA